A window from Citrobacter amalonaticus encodes these proteins:
- the metE gene encoding 5-methyltetrahydropteroyltriglutamate--homocysteine S-methyltransferase, which produces MTILNHTLGFPRVGLRRELKKAQEGYWAGNVTREELLAVGRELRARHWDQQKQAGIDLLPVGDFAWYDHVLTTSLLLGNVPARHQNKDGSVDIDTLFRIGRGRAPTGEPAAAAEMTKWFNTNYHYMVPEFVKGQQFKLTWTQLLDEVDEALALGHKVKPVLLGPVTYLWLGKVKGESFDRLSLLKDILPVYQQVLAELAKRGIEWVQIDEPALVLELPQTWLNAFKPAYDALSGQVKLLLTIYFEGVTPNLDTIAALPVQGLHVDLVHGKDDVTALHKRLPTDWLLSAGLVNGRNVWRADLTEKYAQIKDIVGLRDLWVASSCSLLHSPIDLSVETRLDAEVKSWFAFALQKCGELTLLRDALNSGDTAAIAEWSAPIQARRHSTRVHNAAVEKRLAAITAQDSQRANPYEVRAEAQRARFNLPAWPTTTIGSFPQTTEIRGLRLDFKKGQLDANNYRTGIAEHIKQAIVEQERLGLDVLVHGEAERNDMVEYFGEHLDGFVFTQNGWVQSYGSRCVKPPVVIGDVSRPEAITVEWAKYAQSLTDKPVKGMLTGPVTILCWSFPREDVTRETIAKQIALALRDEVADLEAAGIGIIQIDEPALREGLPLRRSDWAAYLAWGVEAFRINAAVAKDDTQIHTHMCYCEFNDIMDSIAALDADVITIETSRSDMELLESFEEFDYPNEIGPGVYDIHSPNVPSVEWIEALLQKAAQRIPAERLWVNPDCGLKTRGWPETRAALASMVKAAQNLRQA; this is translated from the coding sequence ATGACAATACTGAATCACACCCTCGGTTTCCCTCGTGTTGGCCTGCGTCGCGAGCTGAAAAAAGCGCAAGAGGGCTACTGGGCGGGTAATGTGACCCGTGAAGAACTGCTGGCGGTGGGCCGTGAACTGCGGGCGCGTCACTGGGATCAGCAAAAGCAGGCCGGTATCGATCTACTGCCGGTCGGCGATTTTGCCTGGTACGACCATGTTCTGACCACCAGCCTGCTGCTCGGTAACGTCCCGGCGCGTCATCAGAACAAAGATGGTTCCGTCGATATCGACACCCTGTTCCGCATTGGTCGCGGTCGTGCGCCGACCGGCGAACCGGCTGCGGCGGCAGAAATGACCAAATGGTTTAACACCAACTATCACTATATGGTGCCGGAGTTCGTTAAGGGTCAGCAGTTCAAACTGACCTGGACACAACTGCTGGATGAAGTAGACGAAGCGCTGGCGCTGGGTCACAAGGTGAAACCTGTGCTGCTCGGCCCGGTCACTTACCTGTGGCTGGGCAAAGTAAAGGGCGAGTCGTTCGATCGCCTGAGCCTGCTGAAAGACATTCTGCCGGTTTACCAGCAGGTGCTGGCGGAACTGGCAAAACGCGGCATCGAGTGGGTGCAGATCGACGAACCCGCGCTGGTGCTGGAACTGCCCCAGACGTGGCTGAACGCCTTCAAACCGGCCTACGATGCGCTTTCCGGGCAGGTGAAACTGCTGCTGACCATCTACTTTGAAGGTGTGACGCCTAACCTTGATACCATTGCCGCGCTGCCGGTACAAGGACTCCACGTTGACCTGGTCCACGGTAAAGATGACGTGACAGCGCTGCACAAACGCCTGCCGACTGACTGGCTGCTGTCTGCCGGTCTGGTCAATGGACGCAACGTCTGGCGTGCCGATCTGACAGAAAAATATGCCCAGATTAAAGATATCGTAGGCCTTCGCGATCTGTGGGTGGCCTCGTCCTGCTCATTGCTGCACAGCCCGATCGACCTGAGCGTTGAAACGCGTCTGGATGCGGAAGTGAAGAGCTGGTTTGCCTTCGCCCTGCAAAAGTGTGGTGAACTGACGCTGCTGCGCGATGCGCTGAACAGCGGCGATACCGCCGCCATCGCCGAATGGAGCGCACCGATTCAGGCGCGTCGCCACTCGACCCGTGTGCACAATGCAGCAGTGGAAAAACGTCTGGCGGCCATCACCGCGCAGGACAGCCAGCGGGCGAACCCGTACGAAGTGCGCGCTGAGGCTCAGCGTGCGCGCTTCAACCTGCCTGCATGGCCGACGACCACTATCGGTTCTTTCCCGCAGACTACTGAAATCCGCGGCCTGCGTCTGGACTTCAAAAAAGGGCAGCTTGATGCTAACAACTATCGCACTGGCATCGCGGAGCATATTAAGCAGGCGATTGTTGAGCAGGAACGCTTAGGCCTGGACGTGCTGGTCCACGGTGAAGCCGAGCGTAACGACATGGTGGAATATTTCGGTGAGCACCTCGATGGTTTTGTTTTCACCCAGAATGGCTGGGTGCAGAGTTACGGCTCTCGCTGCGTGAAACCTCCGGTGGTGATCGGCGACGTCAGCCGTCCGGAAGCGATCACCGTAGAATGGGCGAAGTATGCTCAGTCGCTGACTGACAAACCGGTAAAAGGCATGCTGACCGGCCCGGTGACCATTCTCTGCTGGTCCTTCCCGCGTGAAGACGTCACCCGCGAAACCATCGCCAAACAGATCGCGCTGGCACTGCGTGATGAGGTGGCGGATCTGGAAGCGGCAGGCATTGGCATCATTCAGATTGATGAACCCGCACTACGCGAAGGGCTGCCGTTGCGTCGTAGCGACTGGGCGGCTTATCTGGCGTGGGGCGTGGAAGCGTTCCGTATCAACGCGGCGGTGGCGAAAGATGATACCCAGATCCACACCCACATGTGTTACTGCGAGTTTAACGACATCATGGATTCTATTGCCGCGCTGGATGCTGACGTGATCACCATTGAGACCTCACGTTCCGACATGGAGCTTCTGGAGTCGTTCGAAGAGTTCGACTATCCGAACGAAATCGGACCGGGCGTGTATGACATTCACTCGCCGAATGTCCCGAGCGTAGAGTGGATTGAGGCGCTGTTGCAAAAAGCGGCACAACGTATCCCGGCTGAACGCCTGTGGGTGAACCCGGACTGTGGCCTGAAAACCCGCGGTTGGCCGGAAACCCGCGCCGCGCTGGCGAGCATGGTGAAAGCCGCGCAGAATCTGCGTCAGGCGTGA
- the metR gene encoding HTH-type transcriptional regulator MetR, producing MIEIKHLKTLQALRNTGSLAAAAATLHQTQSALSHQFSDLEQRLGFRLFIRKSQPLRFTPQGEILLQLASQVLPQINRALQACNEPQQTRLRIAIECHSCIQWLTPALENFRAKWPQVEMDFKSGVTFDPQPALQQDELDLVMTSDILPRSGLHYSPMFDFEVRLVLAPEHPLTSKTQITPEDLASETLLIYPVQRSRLDVWRHFLQPAGVSPSLKSVDNTLLLIQMVAANMGIAALPHWVVESFERQGLVVTRTLGEGLWSRLYAAVRDGEQRQPVTEAFIRSARNHACDHLPFVRSAERPTFDAPTVKPISPSHL from the coding sequence ATGATCGAGATTAAACACCTGAAAACGCTCCAGGCGTTGCGGAATACCGGGTCACTGGCAGCCGCCGCGGCGACGCTGCATCAGACCCAATCCGCCCTGTCTCACCAGTTCAGCGATCTGGAACAGCGCCTTGGCTTTCGGCTATTCATACGTAAAAGTCAGCCGCTGCGTTTCACCCCACAGGGTGAGATCCTGTTGCAACTGGCCAGTCAGGTTCTGCCACAAATTAACCGCGCGTTGCAGGCCTGCAACGAACCACAACAAACCCGTCTGCGTATCGCCATTGAGTGCCATAGCTGTATTCAGTGGTTGACCCCGGCGCTGGAAAACTTCCGCGCCAAATGGCCGCAGGTGGAGATGGATTTTAAATCCGGCGTGACGTTTGACCCCCAACCGGCGCTCCAGCAGGACGAGCTCGATCTGGTGATGACCTCTGACATTCTGCCGCGCAGCGGGCTGCATTATTCTCCGATGTTTGATTTTGAAGTTCGCCTGGTGCTGGCACCCGAGCATCCGCTGACCAGCAAAACGCAGATCACCCCGGAAGATTTAGCCAGCGAAACGCTGCTGATCTATCCGGTACAACGCAGTCGACTGGACGTCTGGCGTCATTTTCTTCAGCCCGCAGGGGTCAGCCCGTCACTGAAAAGCGTGGATAATACTCTGCTGTTAATTCAGATGGTGGCGGCAAACATGGGCATTGCTGCCCTGCCGCACTGGGTCGTGGAGAGTTTTGAACGCCAGGGCCTGGTGGTGACCAGAACCCTGGGAGAGGGCTTATGGAGCCGCCTGTACGCCGCCGTGCGTGACGGCGAGCAGCGCCAGCCGGTGACTGAGGCGTTTATTCGATCGGCGCGCAATCACGCCTGCGATCATCTGCCGTTTGTTCGGAGCGCGGAGCGACCCACTTTCGATGCACCCACAGTGAAGCCAATATCACCATCGCACCTGTAA
- the yigI gene encoding acyl-CoA thioesterase YigI: protein MSAVLTAEQVLKLVGEMFVYHMPFNRALGLELERYEKEFAQLAFNNQPMMVGNWAQSILHGGVIASALDVAAGLVCVGSTLTRHETISEDELRQRLSRMGTIDLRVDYLRPGRGNRFTATSSLLRAGNKVAVARVELHNEEQLYIASATATYMVG, encoded by the coding sequence ATGTCTGCCGTACTGACTGCTGAACAAGTCCTGAAGCTTGTGGGCGAAATGTTTGTCTACCACATGCCGTTCAACCGGGCGCTGGGCCTGGAACTGGAACGCTATGAGAAAGAGTTTGCCCAACTGGCGTTTAATAATCAGCCGATGATGGTGGGAAACTGGGCGCAAAGCATACTGCATGGCGGGGTGATCGCCTCTGCGCTGGACGTGGCTGCCGGGCTGGTGTGTGTCGGCAGTACTCTGACGCGCCATGAAACCATCAGTGAAGACGAACTGCGCCAGCGGCTGTCTCGCATGGGGACCATCGATCTGCGCGTAGACTACCTGCGTCCGGGTCGGGGCAATCGCTTTACCGCCACCAGCAGTCTGCTGCGCGCCGGAAATAAAGTCGCCGTCGCGCGTGTGGAATTACACAACGAAGAGCAGCTTTATATTGCCAGCGCCACCGCCACTTATATGGTGGGGTAA
- the pldA gene encoding phospholipase A, translating to MRAILAWLLPAALLPLAAYAQEATVKEVHDAPAVRGSIIANMLQEHDNPFTLYPYDTNYLIYTNTSDMNKEAISSYNWSENARKDEVKFQLSLAFPIWRGIMGPNSVLGASYTQKSWWQLSNTKESSPFRETNYEPQLFLGFATDYRVAGWTLRDVEMGYNHDSNGRSDPTSRSWNRLYTRLMAENGNWLVEVKPWYVIGSTDDNPDITKYMGYYQLKVGYHLGDAVLSAKGQYNWNTGYGGAELGLSYPMTKHIRLYTQVYSGYGESLIDYNFNQTRVGVGVMLNDIF from the coding sequence ATGCGGGCGATTCTGGCTTGGTTGCTACCAGCAGCACTGCTGCCGCTGGCGGCGTATGCGCAAGAGGCGACGGTGAAAGAGGTTCATGATGCACCGGCGGTGCGGGGCAGTATTATCGCCAATATGCTGCAGGAGCATGATAATCCTTTTACGCTCTATCCCTACGATACGAACTATCTGATCTACACCAATACCAGCGACATGAACAAAGAAGCGATCAGTTCCTACAACTGGTCAGAAAATGCCCGCAAAGATGAAGTGAAGTTCCAGCTGAGCCTGGCGTTTCCGATCTGGCGTGGGATTATGGGGCCGAATTCGGTTCTGGGCGCCTCTTATACGCAGAAGTCCTGGTGGCAGTTATCCAATACAAAAGAGTCGTCACCATTTCGTGAAACCAACTATGAACCGCAGCTGTTCCTGGGTTTTGCTACCGATTACCGCGTTGCCGGATGGACGCTGCGCGACGTGGAAATGGGGTACAACCATGATTCGAACGGGCGTTCCGATCCGACATCACGTAGCTGGAACCGTCTTTACACGCGTCTGATGGCGGAAAATGGCAACTGGCTGGTAGAGGTTAAACCGTGGTACGTCATCGGCAGTACCGACGATAACCCGGATATCACCAAATACATGGGCTATTACCAGCTTAAGGTCGGCTATCACCTGGGCGATGCGGTCCTGAGCGCGAAGGGCCAGTACAACTGGAATACCGGTTACGGCGGCGCGGAGCTGGGGCTGAGTTATCCGATGACGAAGCATATTCGTCTCTATACCCAGGTATATAGCGGGTATGGCGAATCGCTGATCGACTATAACTTTAATCAGACGCGCGTCGGTGTGGGTGTGATGCTCAACGATATCTTCTGA
- the recQ gene encoding ATP-dependent DNA helicase RecQ, with protein sequence MAQAEVLNLESGAKQVLQETFGYQQFRPGQEAIIDTVVSGRDCLVVMPTGGGKSLCYQIPALLLNGLTVVVSPLISLMKDQVDQLLANGVAAACLNSTQTREQQLEVMTGCRTGQIRLLYIAPERLMLDNFLEHLAHWNPVLLAVDEAHCISQWGHDFRPEYAALGQLRQRFPTLPFVALTATADETTRLDIVRLLGLNDPLIQISSFDRPNIRYMLMEKFKPLDQLMRYVQEQRGKSGIIYCNSRAKVEDTAARLQSRGISAAAYHAGLENHIRADVQEKFQRDDLQIVVATVAFGMGINKPNVRFVVHFDIPRNIESYYQETGRAGRDGLPAEAMLFYDPADMAWLRRCLEEKPQGQLQDIERHKLNAMGAFAEAQTCRRLVLLNYFGEGRQEPCGNCDICLDPPKQYDGVKDAQIALSTIGRVNQRFGMGYVVEVIRGANSQRIRELGHDKLKVYGMGREQSHEHWVSVIRQLIHLGFVTQNIAQHSALQLTDASRPLLRGEVTLQLAVPRIVALKPRVMQKSFGGNYDRKLFAKLRKLRKAIADEENIPPYVVFNDATLIEMAEQMPVSASEMLSVNGVGMRKLERFGKAFMALIRAHVDGDDEE encoded by the coding sequence GTGGCGCAGGCGGAAGTGTTGAATCTGGAATCTGGAGCTAAGCAGGTTTTGCAAGAAACCTTTGGCTACCAGCAGTTTCGCCCGGGTCAGGAAGCGATCATCGACACCGTCGTTTCGGGGCGCGACTGCCTGGTCGTGATGCCGACCGGGGGCGGAAAATCCCTCTGCTATCAAATCCCTGCCTTACTGCTCAACGGCCTGACCGTGGTGGTTTCGCCGCTGATTTCCCTGATGAAAGATCAGGTCGACCAACTGCTGGCGAACGGCGTGGCGGCCGCTTGTCTGAATTCGACGCAAACCCGTGAGCAGCAGCTTGAAGTGATGACGGGGTGTCGTACCGGACAAATCCGTCTGCTGTATATCGCTCCTGAACGCCTGATGCTGGATAACTTCCTTGAGCACCTGGCGCACTGGAATCCGGTGTTACTGGCCGTGGACGAAGCGCACTGTATCTCGCAGTGGGGACATGATTTCCGCCCGGAATATGCCGCACTCGGCCAGCTCAGACAGCGTTTTCCTACACTGCCATTTGTCGCGCTGACCGCGACCGCTGATGAAACCACACGGCTGGATATTGTTCGTCTGCTGGGACTGAACGATCCCTTAATCCAGATCAGCAGTTTTGACCGTCCGAACATTCGCTACATGCTGATGGAGAAGTTTAAACCGCTCGATCAACTGATGCGTTACGTGCAGGAACAGCGTGGTAAATCCGGGATTATTTACTGTAACAGTCGTGCGAAAGTGGAGGACACCGCCGCGCGTCTGCAAAGCCGGGGCATTAGCGCCGCGGCATACCATGCAGGGCTGGAAAATCACATCCGCGCCGACGTGCAGGAGAAATTCCAGCGCGACGACCTGCAAATCGTGGTGGCGACCGTCGCTTTTGGCATGGGCATCAACAAACCTAACGTGCGTTTTGTGGTGCATTTCGATATTCCCCGCAACATTGAGTCCTACTACCAGGAGACCGGTCGTGCCGGGCGAGACGGCCTGCCCGCGGAGGCGATGCTGTTTTACGATCCGGCGGATATGGCGTGGCTGCGCCGCTGTCTGGAAGAAAAACCGCAGGGACAGCTACAGGATATCGAACGGCACAAGTTGAACGCGATGGGCGCGTTTGCCGAGGCGCAAACCTGTCGTCGTCTGGTGCTGCTTAACTACTTCGGTGAAGGGCGTCAGGAACCGTGCGGCAACTGCGATATCTGTCTTGATCCGCCAAAACAGTATGATGGCGTGAAGGACGCACAGATTGCGCTCTCGACCATTGGTCGGGTAAACCAGCGTTTTGGGATGGGTTACGTGGTGGAAGTGATACGCGGGGCTAACAGCCAGCGTATTCGCGAACTCGGCCACGACAAGCTCAAGGTGTACGGTATGGGGCGCGAACAGAGTCACGAGCACTGGGTGAGCGTGATCCGCCAGTTGATTCACCTGGGCTTCGTTACGCAAAATATCGCCCAGCATTCCGCGCTACAGCTCACCGATGCTTCACGTCCGCTGCTGCGCGGCGAGGTCACCCTGCAACTCGCAGTGCCGCGTATTGTCGCCCTGAAACCGCGCGTCATGCAGAAATCTTTCGGCGGCAATTACGATCGCAAACTGTTCGCCAAACTGCGCAAGCTGCGTAAAGCTATTGCTGATGAAGAGAATATCCCGCCGTACGTCGTCTTCAACGACGCCACGCTGATTGAGATGGCGGAACAGATGCCGGTTTCCGCGAGCGAAATGCTCAGCGTCAACGGGGTGGGAATGCGCAAACTGGAACGCTTCGGTAAAGCGTTTATGGCGTTGATCCGCGCGCACGTTGATGGTGACGACGAAGAGTAG
- the yigL gene encoding sugar/pyridoxal phosphate phosphatase YigL encodes MYQIVASDLDGTLLSPDHTLSPYAKETLKLLTARGVNFVFATGRHHVDVGQIRDNLEIKCYMITSNGARVHDMDGNLVFTHNLDRDIASDLFGVVNANPDIITNVYRDDEWFMNRHRPDEMRFFKEAVFHYSLFEPGLLEPEGVSKVFFTSHSHDVLLPLEQAINARWGDRVNVSFSTLTCLEVMAGGVSKGHALEAVANAMGYSLKDCIAFGDGMNDAEMLSMAGKGCIMAGAHQRLKDLHPELEVIGSNIDDAVPHYLRDLFLR; translated from the coding sequence ATGTATCAGATTGTTGCGTCTGATTTAGATGGCACACTGCTTTCTCCCGACCATACCCTATCCCCCTACGCGAAAGAGACATTGAAGCTGCTGACCGCACGCGGCGTTAACTTTGTCTTTGCGACCGGTCGACATCATGTCGATGTGGGGCAGATTCGCGATAATCTGGAGATTAAGTGCTATATGATTACCTCCAACGGCGCGCGTGTGCATGATATGGATGGCAATCTGGTGTTTACCCATAATCTGGACCGCGATATTGCCAGCGATCTGTTTGGGGTGGTGAACGCGAACCCGGATATCATCACTAACGTCTATCGCGATGACGAATGGTTTATGAACCGCCATCGTCCGGATGAAATGCGATTTTTCAAAGAGGCGGTGTTCCATTACTCGCTGTTTGAACCGGGTTTACTGGAGCCGGAAGGCGTCAGCAAAGTGTTCTTCACCAGTCATTCTCATGACGTCCTGCTGCCGCTGGAACAGGCTATTAATGCACGCTGGGGCGATCGGGTGAACGTGAGCTTCTCCACGCTCACCTGTCTGGAAGTGATGGCGGGCGGCGTGTCGAAAGGCCATGCGCTGGAGGCGGTCGCCAACGCGATGGGTTACAGCCTCAAAGACTGCATCGCCTTTGGCGACGGGATGAACGACGCTGAAATGCTGTCAATGGCAGGCAAAGGCTGCATTATGGCCGGGGCGCATCAACGCCTGAAGGATCTGCATCCGGAACTGGAAGTGATCGGCTCTAATATCGACGATGCGGTGCCGCATTATCTGCGCGATCTCTTCTTACGCTAA
- the rhtB gene encoding homoserine/homoserine lactone efflux protein, producing MTFEWWFAYLLTSIILSLSPGSGAINTMTTSLNHGYRGAVASIAGLQAGLGIHIVLVGVGLGTLFSRSVIAFEVLKWAGAAYLIWLGIQQWRAAGAIDLNAMAQTQSRGRLFKRAVFVNLTNPKSIVFLAALFPQFVMPKEPQLMQYIVLGVTTIAVDIVVMIGYATLAQRIALWIKGPKQMKALNKIFGSLFMLVGALLASARHA from the coding sequence ATGACTTTTGAATGGTGGTTCGCTTACCTGCTGACATCCATAATTTTGAGCCTTTCGCCCGGTTCCGGCGCCATCAATACCATGACGACTTCCCTTAATCACGGCTATCGCGGCGCAGTGGCGTCGATTGCCGGGTTACAGGCCGGACTGGGCATTCATATCGTGCTGGTCGGCGTCGGTCTGGGCACGCTGTTTTCACGCTCCGTCATCGCCTTTGAGGTGCTGAAATGGGCGGGCGCGGCCTATCTGATTTGGTTAGGTATCCAGCAATGGCGCGCCGCCGGTGCGATTGATCTGAATGCTATGGCCCAGACCCAGTCGCGCGGTCGCCTGTTTAAACGCGCCGTATTCGTGAACCTGACAAACCCTAAAAGCATCGTCTTCCTGGCGGCCCTTTTCCCACAGTTCGTGATGCCAAAAGAACCCCAACTGATGCAGTACATCGTGCTCGGTGTAACCACTATTGCAGTCGACATCGTGGTGATGATCGGCTACGCCACGCTGGCGCAGCGTATCGCGTTGTGGATCAAAGGACCGAAACAGATGAAAGCGTTGAATAAAATCTTCGGTTCGCTGTTTATGCTGGTGGGTGCACTGCTGGCGTCGGCGCGCCACGCCTGA
- the rhtC gene encoding threonine export protein RhtC, producing MLMLFLTVAMVHIVALMSPGPDFFFVSQTAVSRSRKEAMMGVLGITCGVMVWAGIALLGLHLIIEKMAWLHTIIMVGGGLYLCWMGYQMLRGALKKQDVAAPTPQVELAQSGRSFLKGLLTNLANPKAIIYFGSVFSLFVGDSVGTAARWGIFVLIIVETFAWFTVVASLFALPKMRRGYQRMAKWIDGFAGALFAGFGIHLIISR from the coding sequence ATGTTAATGTTATTTCTCACCGTGGCGATGGTGCACATTGTGGCACTGATGAGCCCAGGGCCGGATTTCTTTTTTGTCTCGCAGACGGCGGTCAGCCGCTCGCGTAAAGAGGCGATGATGGGCGTGCTGGGCATTACCTGTGGCGTCATGGTCTGGGCGGGCATCGCGCTGCTCGGCCTGCATCTGATCATTGAAAAAATGGCCTGGTTACACACTATTATCATGGTCGGCGGCGGCCTGTATCTGTGCTGGATGGGCTACCAGATGCTGCGTGGCGCGTTGAAAAAGCAGGATGTCGCGGCACCCACGCCGCAGGTTGAGCTGGCGCAAAGCGGTCGCAGTTTCCTGAAAGGGTTACTGACGAACCTGGCTAACCCGAAAGCCATCATCTACTTCGGTTCGGTCTTTTCTCTGTTTGTCGGCGACAGCGTCGGTACTGCTGCGCGTTGGGGGATTTTCGTGCTGATTATCGTTGAGACTTTCGCGTGGTTTACCGTGGTTGCCAGCCTGTTTGCGCTGCCGAAAATGCGTCGTGGCTACCAGCGTATGGCGAAATGGATCGACGGTTTTGCCGGGGCGTTGTTCGCGGGGTTCGGTATCCATCTGATCATTTCGCGCTAA
- the bioP gene encoding biotin transporter: MALLIITTILWAFSFSLFGEYLAGHVDSYFAVLVRVGLAALVFLPFLRTRGHSLKTIGLYMLVGAMQLGIMYMLSFHAYLYLTVSELLLFTVLTPLYITLIYDLMSKRRLRWGYAFSALLAVIGAGIIRYDQVTDHFWTGLLLVQLSNISFAIGMVGYKRLMEARPMPQHNAFAWFYIGAFLVAVVAWFMLGNAQKMPETTLQWGILVFLGVAASGIGYFMWNYGATQVDAGTLGIMNNMHVPAGLLVNLAIWHQQPHWPSFITGAMVILASLWVHRKWVAPRSEQTADDRRRDCAPIE; the protein is encoded by the coding sequence GTGGCGTTACTGATCATTACCACGATCCTGTGGGCTTTCTCCTTCAGCCTGTTCGGGGAATACCTTGCCGGGCACGTCGATAGCTACTTTGCCGTGTTGGTTCGGGTCGGTCTGGCGGCGCTGGTATTCCTGCCTTTCCTGCGTACGCGCGGGCACAGCCTGAAAACTATCGGGCTTTATATGCTGGTGGGAGCCATGCAGCTTGGCATCATGTATATGCTGAGTTTCCACGCTTATCTCTATCTGACTGTCTCTGAACTGCTGCTGTTTACCGTGTTGACGCCGCTCTATATCACGCTGATTTACGATCTGATGAGTAAACGGCGGCTGCGCTGGGGGTATGCGTTTAGCGCGCTGCTGGCGGTGATTGGCGCAGGGATTATTCGTTATGACCAGGTGACCGATCACTTCTGGACTGGTCTGCTGCTGGTACAGCTTTCCAACATCAGTTTTGCCATCGGGATGGTGGGCTATAAACGCCTGATGGAGGCGCGCCCGATGCCCCAGCATAACGCCTTTGCATGGTTTTACATCGGCGCGTTTCTGGTGGCGGTAGTTGCCTGGTTCATGTTGGGCAATGCGCAGAAAATGCCGGAAACCACGCTCCAGTGGGGAATTCTGGTGTTCCTGGGCGTGGCCGCTTCAGGCATCGGCTACTTTATGTGGAACTACGGCGCGACACAGGTTGATGCGGGGACGCTGGGTATTATGAACAATATGCATGTGCCCGCAGGGCTGCTGGTCAACCTGGCTATCTGGCACCAACAGCCTCACTGGCCAAGTTTTATTACAGGTGCGATGGTGATATTGGCTTCACTGTGGGTGCATCGAAAGTGGGTCGCTCCGCGCTCCGAACAAACGGCAGATGATCGCAGGCGTGATTGCGCGCCGATCGAATAA
- the pldB gene encoding lysophospholipase L2, translating to MFQQQKDWETRENAFAAFSMGPLTDFWRQREEAELTGVGRVPVRFVRFRAAHNDRVIVICPGRIESYVKYAELAYDLFHLGFDVLIIDHRGQGRSGRMLSDPNRGHVDNFNDYVDDLSAFWGQEVQPGPWRKRYILAHSMGGAIATLFLQRHPHQCDAIALCAPMFGIVMRLPDWMVRHILDWAEGHQRIREGYAIGTGRWRALPFGMNLLTHSRQRYRRNLRFYADEPQLRVGGPTFHWVREGILAAEQVLAGAGDDATPTLLIQAEEERVVDNRMHERFCELRAAAGHPVEGGHPLVIKGAYHEILFEKDAMRSVALQAIVDFFNKHNSSAETALLRG from the coding sequence ATGTTTCAGCAGCAAAAAGACTGGGAAACGAGAGAAAACGCGTTTGCGGCTTTTTCCATGGGGCCGCTGACAGACTTCTGGCGTCAGCGTGAGGAAGCGGAATTGACCGGCGTCGGTCGTGTGCCGGTGCGGTTTGTCCGGTTTCGCGCAGCGCATAACGATCGTGTCATTGTCATCTGTCCGGGGCGAATTGAAAGCTATGTAAAGTACGCTGAGCTGGCGTATGACCTGTTTCATCTGGGCTTTGATGTCCTCATTATTGACCATCGCGGTCAGGGGCGTTCCGGGCGTATGCTATCGGATCCTAATCGCGGACATGTCGACAATTTCAACGACTATGTTGATGATTTATCGGCGTTCTGGGGACAAGAAGTGCAGCCGGGACCGTGGCGTAAACGTTATATTCTGGCACACTCGATGGGCGGGGCGATTGCGACGCTGTTTTTGCAGCGCCATCCGCATCAGTGCGATGCGATCGCGCTCTGCGCGCCAATGTTTGGTATTGTGATGCGTTTGCCGGACTGGATGGTACGCCATATCCTCGACTGGGCCGAAGGTCATCAGCGTATCCGGGAAGGGTATGCGATCGGCACCGGACGCTGGCGGGCATTGCCCTTTGGCATGAATTTATTAACGCACAGTCGACAACGCTATCGGCGTAATTTACGTTTTTATGCCGATGAGCCGCAGCTGCGCGTCGGCGGCCCAACCTTTCACTGGGTACGGGAAGGCATCCTGGCGGCTGAACAGGTGCTGGCAGGCGCGGGCGATGACGCCACGCCAACTCTGCTGATTCAGGCTGAAGAAGAGCGTGTGGTGGATAACCGCATGCACGAACGTTTTTGTGAACTCCGCGCCGCAGCGGGCCATCCTGTCGAAGGGGGGCATCCGCTGGTCATTAAAGGCGCTTACCATGAGATCCTTTTTGAAAAGGACGCTATGCGCTCAGTTGCGCTTCAGGCTATCGTTGATTTTTTCAACAAGCATAACTCATCAGCGGAAACCGCTTTGCTCAGAGGTTGA